The Quercus robur chromosome 7, dhQueRobu3.1, whole genome shotgun sequence genome has a segment encoding these proteins:
- the LOC126692888 gene encoding peroxidase A2-like: MGSSSAVVVATIFLTLMLHESNAQLNSTFYANTCPNVSSIVSNVIQQALQSDSRIGASLIRLHFHDCFVNGCDASILLDGTASFLSEKNAAPNANSTRGFDVVDNIKTALENSCPGVVSCADILAIAAEASVSLAGGPTWNVLLGRRDSLTANQAGANSSIPSPVEGLSNITSKFSAVGLNTNDLVALSGAHTFGRAQCRLFVGRLYNFNGTGNPDPTISSSYLATLQQTCPQNGSGTVLANLDPSTPDSFDNNYFTNLQNNQGLLQSDQELFSTTGSATVSIVNSFSSNQTAFFQSFAQSMINMGNISPLTGSSGEIRSDCKKVNGS, encoded by the exons atgggtTCTTCTTCTGCTGTTGTAGTGGCAACCATTTTCTTAACACTAATGCTTCATGAATCAAATGCACAATTGAACTCCACATTTTATGCTAACACATGTCCGAATGTGTCTAGTATTGTGAGTAATGTCATTCAGCAGGCTTTGCAATCTGATTCCAGGATTGGAGCCAGTCTCATCCGACTCCATTTTCATGACTGCTTTGTTAAT GGATGTGATGCTTCAATTTTGTTAGACGGTACTGCAAGCTTTCTGAGCGAGAAAAACGCTGCTCCAAATGCTAACTCCACTCGGGGCTTCGATGTTGTTGACAACATCAAAACTGCTCTTGAAAATTCATGCCCTGGTGTTGTTTCTTGTGCTGACATACTAGCCATTGCTGCTGAAGCTTCTGTTTCTTTG GCAGGAGGCCCTACATGGAATGTATTATTGGGGAGAAGGGACAGTCTAACTGCAAACCAGGCTGGAGCCAATTCCTCTATTCCGTCTCCGGTAGAAGGCTTGTCCAACATTACTTCCAAGTTTTCTGCTGTCGGTCTAAATACTAATGACCTTGTCGCATTATCTG GCGCTCACACATTTGGACGTGCTCAATGTCGCTTATTCGTTGGCCGGTTATACAATTTCAACGGCACAGGCAACCCTGACCCAACAATAAGCTCATCATACTTGGCTACACTCCAGCAAACATGTCCCCAAAATGGTAGTGGAACTGTTTTAGCCAACCTTGATCCTTCAACCCCAGATAGTTTTGACAACAACTACTTCACTAACCTTCAAAACAATCAAGGCCTTCTCCAATCAGACCAAGAGTTGTTCTCCACCACTGGTTCTGCCACTGTCTCCATTGTTAATAGCTTTAGCAGCAACCAAACAGCTTTCTTTCAAAGCTTCGCTCAGTCCATGATAAACATGGGAAATATAAGCCCTCTAACCGGAAGCAGTGGGGAGATTAGGTCGGACTGCAAGAAAGTTAATGGAAGTTAA